The following are encoded in a window of Mustela nigripes isolate SB6536 chromosome 1, MUSNIG.SB6536, whole genome shotgun sequence genomic DNA:
- the LOC132022180 gene encoding serum amyloid A-2 protein-like: MKLFTGLIFCSLVLGVSSQWYSFIGEAAQGAWDMYRAYSDMREANFKNSDKYFHARGNYDAAQRGPGGAWAAKVISDARESSQRVTDLFKYGDSGHGVEDSKADQAANEWGRSGKDPNHFRPPGLSDKY, encoded by the exons ATGAAGCTTTTCACGGGCCTCATCTTCTGCTCCTTGGTCCTGGGGGTCAGCAGCCAATGGTATTCATTCATTGGTGAGGCTGCTCAAG GGGCTTGGGACATGTACAGAGCCTATTCTGACATGAGAGAAGCCAATTTCAAAAATTCCGACAAATACTTCCATGCCCGCGGGAACTATGATGCTGCACAAAGGggccctgggggtgcctgggctgCTAAAGTCATCAG TGATGCCAGAGAGAGTTCTCAGAGAGTCACAGACCTTTTCAAGTATGGAGACAGCGGCCACGGAGTGGAGGATTCGAAGGCTGACCAGGCTGCCAACGAATGGGGCCGGAGTGGCAAAGACCCCAACCACTTCCGACCTCCTGGCCTGTCTGACAAGTACTGA
- the LOC132022183 gene encoding serum amyloid A-1 protein, whose protein sequence is MKLFTGLIFCSLVLGVSSQWYSFIGEAAQGAWDMYRAYSDMIEANYKNSDKYFHARGNYDAAQRGPGGAWAAKVISDARERSQRVTDLFKYGDSGHGVEDSKADQAANEWGRSGKDPNYFRPPGLPDKY, encoded by the exons ATGAAGCTTTTCACGGGCCTCATCTTCTGCTCCTTGGTCCTGGGGGTCAGCAGCCAATGGTATTCATTCATTGGTGAGGCTGCTCAAG GGGCTTGGGACATGTACAGAGCCTACTCTGACATGATAGAAGCCAATTACAAAAATTCGGACAAATACTTCCATGCCCGCGGGAACTATGATGCTGCACAAAGGggccctgggggcgcctgggctgCTAAAGTCATCAG TGATGCCAGAGAGCGTTCTCAGAGAGTCACAGACCTTTTCAAGTATGGAGACAGCGGCCATGGAGTGGAGGACTCGAAGGCTGACCAGGCTGCCAATGAATGGGGCCGGAGTGGCAAAGACCCCAACTACTTCCGGCCCCCTGGCCTGCCTGACAAGTACTGA